Within Acanthochromis polyacanthus isolate Apoly-LR-REF ecotype Palm Island chromosome 3, KAUST_Apoly_ChrSc, whole genome shotgun sequence, the genomic segment CTAGACCATGTAGTGCCCTGTTTAGTTTATCgtcctttgttatttttgtgcacTGTTTGATTCCTAGTTTAGTTCGTTgttttctgtatggagtttggtgccttaaaggcattagaggagatttaatttcctacgactttgaacgtagcatgcgcacatacaacctcttcCTCaaccccctctaacctccccctttttaacatttatgaagaaacgccccccgccagaaacttgcgtaggactcgtgaagttgtcttttacggctgggtcccccttggatctttatctgccattatgtaaaaaaagatgagcaaaacaagtcgccagctaactacgaagctgtaccaaagcaacacatacacaaaacacgtaagtccaaggcgtacgtaatctacgtaactaggcctgagctggaagatttttgattgacaggaaagggagcaaaccaaacgcctcggtccgagtgcgttgattggttgatgtttttcaggtcctgccatgtccacagtttttttttttttttattcttttagagaccatacatacaagtccactaaagatcagtatattcattttatgtgaatcagacaaattaaacaaaaataaaaaatcctccataatgcctttaattagTTCAGTCTGTGGTCAGTTTCTGTGAAATAAATCGGTTTCTATCTCAGTCTGTTTTTGGTGCCTCACACTGGGTTCAACCCCCTCACCCGTGACACTGTGTATGTTTACTgctgtgtatatatttataaaatatttatatagtTGTTTACATGTATATgataaattgtttttatttagaaaatttttgtctgtttttgtgtctatcAGTCCGATGGAGAGCTTGTTGCACCAAAATTTCAGCctttaaagggatagttcgggatttttgacatgaatctgtatggcatccTCGTCAGCAGTGTTGTGCAGTCACACAGACTTACCCCCGACAGCGTCCGGTGAGCAGAGATCTGgtccggttttggtccagacGAAAGTAGTCCGGCCAGTTTGCTGGGGTCAcgaaaataaagcgttttcttctcaaaccaatatgtgtttgaaagagtgatatatttgcattacaaaaccgTTGTCCACGAAAAAGTCAGACCTCGTAAATGCTTGGCACTATTTCCTCTCCCTTCATATCACTCCgcgctgcctccagctggcagccacgcaggtttcactttgtttactgcttgtaaagttaacaacaacatgtGTGACTACGACAGCGACGATGAATATATTGACTTCAGCATTAAGCCAAAGGGATATCTTTATGAACCCGAATATACTGAAGCCGAAATTCACCAGATGGAGTTAGAACGGGCACACACCACTAACAAACACCTCTAACACACACGGCTAAAACACACCACTAACAAACACCTCTAACACACACGGCTAAAACACACCACTAACACACACCTCTAACACACACGGCTAAAACACACCACTAACAAACACCTCTAACACACACGGCTAAAACACACCACTAACACACACCTCTAACACACACCTCTAACACACACCGCTAACACACACCGCTAACACACACCTCTAACACACACCGCTAACACACACCGCTAACACACACAGCTAACACACACCTCTAACACACACCGCTAACACACACCGCTAACACACACCGCTAACACACACCTCTAACACACACCGCTAACACACACCGCTAACACACACAGCTAACACACACCTCTAACACACACTGCTAACACACACCTCTAACACACACAGCTAACACACACAGCTAACACACACAGCTAACACACACCTCTAACACACACTGCTAACACACACCTCTAACACACACAGCTAACACACACCGCTAACACACACAGCTAACACACACCTCTAACACACACCTCTAACACACACAGCTAACACACACAGCTAACACACACCTCTAACACACACAGCTAACACACACAGCTAACACACACCTCTAACACACACTGCTAACACACACTGCTAACACACACTGCTAACACACACAGCTAACACACACAGCTAACACACACCTCTAACACACACCTCTAACACACACCTCTAACACACACCGCTAACACACACCGCTAACACACACAGCTAACACACACCTCTAACACACACCTCTAACACACACCGCTAACACACACAGCTAACACACACAGCTAACACACACCTCTAACACACACTGCtaacacacaccgacacacaccaCTAACACACACCGCTAACACACACAGCTAACACACACCTCTAACACACACTGCTAACACACACCGCTAACACACACCGCTAACACACACAGCTAACACACACCTCTAACACACACTGCtaacacacaccgacacacaccactaacacacaccgacacacaccaCTAACACACACCGCTGACACACACCGCTAACACACACAGCTAACACACACCTCTAACACACACCGCTAACACACACCTCTAACACACACCGCTAACACACACCGCTAACACACACCACTAACACACACCGCTAACACACACCGCTAACACACaccgctaacacacacacaaacacacacccacacacacacacactggtatgtttgtttttctataccggtggggacttaccattgactcccattcatatctaactcctaacccttaccctaaccctaaccttaaccaacaccaaatcaatgcctaaccctaaacaaacgtttttgcacttttacattttttattaacaacaacatggccaagaaaacggtgttgccacccgtggggacctcattttaggtccccaccgtaagacaagtccccacctttatagcaaatagtcaggtcaaagtccccaccggaatagcagaaacaagtacacacacacacacacacacacacacacacacacacacacacacacatatgtatatatttatatatataggtgcgtgtgtgtttctttattattatttattattatcagtttatttaaaaaagggaccatgtacaatattaaacataaatgtttccatttgatgcattgtacCAGAGTTAACTTTAAGCTAATTTCCACCTGCAGTCCCTTAGCAGGTCACAATAATTTATGAGATTCTCACTGGAGGCatcatatggaattatgtagtaacaAAAAAGAGTGAAGTAAGTcataacatgttttatattttagattttacgAAATAGTCACcgtttgctttgattactgctttgcacactcttggccttCCTAAAATCTTGCAGAGTGCATAAACAATTACTAGTTTTGGAAGTGAAGGTATTTCATAtggaggggctgcacagtgcagtagtggttagcactttcgccttgcagcaagaagatcccggttcaaatcccggggtgggcctgggatctttctgcatggagtttgcatgttctccctgagcatgcgtgggttttctccgggtactccggcttcctcccacagtccaaaaatatgctgaggttaattggttactctaaattgcccgtaggtgtgaatgtgagtgtgattgtttgtctctacatgtagccctgtgatagactgttacctgtccagggtgtctcttGTCTTcatcctcagtcagctgggatagactccagcacccctgcgaccctaatgaggataaagcggtgtatagagaatgaatggacgGATGTTATTTCATATGACTACATTGAACAAATTAACAGTTTTAACTATTTTTAAGTCGCTTTATTTCACCATGTAGACCGTAAAGCAAACAAGATTTTGAAAATACTGGGAACAGACTGACTTGTGTGAAGATGAAGAACGTGTGCTGCATGGCTTTAATAAATGTTGAGAAATGTTGCTTatacagtaaaagaaaaaggagaagttttaacacattttttaaagaaaaagagggCTGTATGAGACAGCTTGTGACCACAAAATGTCACTATAATCCATCCCATAATACACCCTGTCTCAATATTATACACCCTGTCTCAAGTCTTCACTTGTTtagcaggtgatgagcagtgcctggtgtTCAACAGAGATAGTACTTGAAGTTCTAtcaaaataattcagtttttcaCCAGTTACATCAGAGAATCTCTCATCTAATTCCCTGAAGGTCCTTCACATGCTGTCTGACCATCTCCAAACAGGCTTTCATTTTACTCAGGGTCCCTTACATGTACAAGGGTACTTCAGAAATGTCAGCAGGAGAAAgactgttcttctgttttttttaacataatctCCTTTAACTTGAATACACCTGATCGATGTTTAAGCTCGACTATCTATCTTAAACAGTAGCAGAATTCAGATAATTCTCTGCAGCACAGATGACTACATTATCACTCTGAAAATGTTGACCACACAAATGGGGTTTGATTTGGGGAAACAGAAGTCAGACGGTGCAGGTTGTAAGTGAGTAAAGCACATATAGTAGTCATGTAATATGGCCATAAttcaaagccacatttggctgcttctgcaACCTCTTCTTctacatgtttgttttattccatCACACTGCAGTGTAGAAATCACCTGCTGAACACTGTGACGGTCTGCTCCAAAATCATGGGGCAGTCTGACTGTTATGTGACCAACAGACAAAAAGGACAGCATGCAGGATATTACAGGACTCCTCCCACATTCTGCGTCCTGAGTTTGAGTGGCTTCCCTGAGGACGTAGACTATGCTGCCGAGGCTGCAGGATGCAGAGGAGAAAGTCCTCCTTTGTCCTTAGGGCTGTCCAGCTTCTTAATTCAGCTCAGTAGacttttttaatttgatttaaacACATGCATCTTTTAACATCGTAATTAAGAGCACCTTACTGCCTCAGACGTCAGGAACAAAATGCACTTCACAACAACAGGCACctccaatgttcattttaatgttttctgtctttttgtgtgtaattctgTCTTGCTTGGTTGTCTTTTATAAGCCGCTTGTAAGCCCTCTAAAATTGCCCCTCAGGgacaaaaaaagttatttaagTTGAATTGAATTGTGTTGTGTGGACAGATGCATTGTCCTTGACTGTACGCCAGCTTGAAGCTGCCTTCCATTTTTTCCTTCGATTGCTTCTGAGAGTTGATAGTGTTTGAGACCCAGAGAAATGTGCTTCCATTATTTACTTTGATTCATTAATTCAAGATAAAGATGAGCAAAAGTTGTGTTCAAAATTTCAATTCTCTTCAACTTCTGATTTGGTATCAACATTTGAGGCACCTATCTTCCAGACATTTTGCTCATCCTCAAgatgtcatttaaaatcatGCAAACTGAGTCAACATTAATGACCATGGTTTCCACCATGTGTTGGACAGTTACATGTTTATCATTCATGACAATGTGCTGAATGGCCTCCTCTTGATTGCAGTGGTCGCTGATTTTGGGAGTCTGTCATTTTCAGGGCTCTCACTGCCCTGTTAGAAATCAATTACTAGCAATAGGATCCTTTTATGGATCTTTGGAGAACAATATGGATCACATGAATCTAAATGATAACCTGACTAATCCTTGATGCTTTGGAGAGAACAGTCCAGTGTGAGGGGTCTTCACTTTGTACCAGCTGCAGTCTATAGGGCGATTTTACAGATGGAGGCAGACCCAAATAGAACACATTTCATGGAAGTTATCCATCAGTTTATCATTGTTAagatattttaatgtttactaTAGTTTCCAAGACAGTTACATTATAAAACCCTATACGTAGGTATAGATAGGTATGTAACAACAACAGACTACCGATAGCCTGAGTGAGGAAGTCATTTCCTTCTGGCAGTAGAATACTTTTATGACTCTTATAGAACTCGAATATAAATGATAATCTGACTACTTTCTGATACTTTGGAGAGAACACTCCAGTGTGAGGGGCCTCCACCTTGTACCAGCTGCAGATTTAAACAGGAGTATTAGTCTGGCACAAGTCAATATATTTTGTGTTGCACATGTGAGAATGACATGAATCTTGCGTGAACTAAATGAGTCATTCTAGCAGTTCCCCTTCTACATGTTTATCTCTAAGACCAGAGAGTCCAAGTGATGTTACGCAGCATGACTTGCCAAATAGTTGACAACACATCAGAAAAACAACGTTTGCCTCTTTTGTTAAAGGTGTGGCTGATAAAAAAGCATTATAAGGTCTCTGttgtaaatttaattttcatgtaTTTGCCACCTTGTACCACAGCAATGTGTACAACAATACAAAGAGTTTCAAGACATAAAGGCATGGATGACCTTTATGAATTTTGCATCCATCATCGTCTATATACTGCTTAGTCCTCATTGGGAACTTAGGgtgatttcacatttagtcagctgggatagactccacctgACTTAGAGCGAAGGCAGTCGAgatctggacaggtcaccagtctaccaCAGGTCTacgcacagacaaacaatcacgctcgcattcacacctacggacaacttagagttaccaattaacctcagcatgtttttggattgtgagaggaagctggagaacccagagaaaacccacgaatgcacagggagaacatgcaaactccatgcagaaagatcctgctTCGTCAGGACCTGAgctgggatcttctagctgcaggaCCACACTGCTAACCACCCTggcactattttttttattacatggTGAAGTTTTAACCATATTTGCAGATTcagggcggctgtggctcaggtggtagagcgggtcgtccagtGATTGAAGGGTCGGTGGTTTGATTCCCGGGTCCttggcaagacactttacccttcttgcctccagtgctgctctcacactggtgtgtgaatgtttgtggtggtcagaggggctgtaggcgtggattggcagccgtgcttccgtcagtctgccccagggcagctgtggctacaaatgtagcttacccccaccagagtgagaatgtgtgagtgaatgaataatggatccattgtgaagcgctttgagtgcccagaaaagcgcTGTATAAATTTAatccattattatcattattcaGCAATGAACTGTGGTCACTGAGACTGTTTTTGCAGAAGTGTTCCTGACCTCATGTAATGATTTCCACCACGGAATCAGATCGCTTCTTAACGTAGTGCTGCCTGAGGGCAGCCATTCAGCATTGGTTTTCAGCCTTGTCCATGCTGAGATTTATCTCGATTCTGAATCTTTCAATGATATTATGAAATGTATATGTGATGAAATCCCTCAtttgtttgtaattttgtgaTGAGAAATGTTATTcttaaactgttaaactatTTACTCATGCAGTCTTTCACAGAATGCTGAACCCGTTCCCATCTGCTCTGGgatgctcttttttttcaccCAATCATGGTGCTGATCTGTTGCCAAttacataaatattttattacttctgagtgttttttgttATACACACTACTGGGCAATTTTTTTAGAGAACCCcaattttccagtttttcattGACATTCAAGTAGTTCATTCAAGGTAAGTAGTGAACTGCAagaggttttaaaaaaaggtaaggttacccaGAACTGAAAAATAAGGTACATTTCGAGCCTTTTTTCTGGGAACAAGAAATGGTTAACAACTttaagctgttctgcagcaatggaggttgatcaaaccttgaaagttggtgctaccaaatcctacaggtgtcccagaTTTTCTGGATTACTTCCAACCCCCTCTGTTTGCATAAAAGTACTGTTGGAACCCACCGTGGCACCAGACCCTCCAGAGCATTACTTGAACAgcattgtactgcagaaagtagtgtgttgctataaaaactGAGAGGAAAAAGCAAGAAGCAATAGAAAAAAGACAGGCCAtcataacagttaaaaatgtaggtctttcctacagataAATTGGAAATAAAGTCcaggtgtcagtgagtccagttttcttctccatcaaaaggctcagaaaccggaggaaactctgacaggaagagatctggaggacccaaagccacaacagaaccagaagacaagtttgtgagagtcaacagcagcagctcacaggacaacagcttcaagcacagcttaatagtggtcgtagtaagaagtGTCAGtttaactgtgaagagaagacttggagttgcaggtttgacaggtggagttgCAACAAGAAAGCCGTTGCTAAgacgtcagaataagaaaaaagaaGGTAGTATGGAGTGCTGAGTCagaatttgaaatctttggttcatcatgcAGGACTTTTGTATGCCATTGGGTAGAAGAAAGAATCGCTCCTCAGTATGTGACATCAACTATGAAACATGGaggatgaagcatggtggtctggggctgttttactggatccagggtcggttATTGTACAGaatgagaggaaccctgaacctaaatggctaccacagcattctgcagcaccatgctGAACCCTCTGATATGTTCTAGGTGGTCAGAGGTTCATcagaacagacatacagacatacAATCAGACCCACTTTctcacctacagacaatttggaattaccagttaacctcagcatgtttttggaatgtgggaggaagctggagtagtCCAAAAAATAATACTGAGGTTAACTGGCAAGACTAAATTGTGTGTAGGTgtggatgtgagtgtgattgttgtgattgtaatcatcggagtttgtttgtctgtttgtctgttaacagcataactcaaaaagtcatggacggattttcaccaaatttttacagaatgtccggaagagcaaaagtaacaatcgattagattttggaggtgatccggatcaccgtctggatccaggaacagacaaacagacagacagacagacaaacagatggcctggcggaggtctgcgctctccgagtgcttttctagtctgtatatgtagccctgtgattgactggtgacctgtccagggtgtcccctgcctacTCTAAGACACCTGGGATTGACTCCAGGAAATGCATCACACTTGATGCCACTTATAGTCTCATATAGTTCCTTTGTATGAAGTCACATTAACAGTGCCTTGGCAGTCGTTCATCTGTTTGCATTTAGCATGCTCTTGATTCCATACATTCAAATGAAACGTCATGCTGCTAGCATAAATTCATCTCCCAAATCTGCTCCGTTTGGGAATGCAGGTTGGGGGAGTtgtgatctcagggactgtctgtgttgtgtttgctcAGATTATTCCAGAGCATCAGCTGAGCAGAGTCACTGCCAAACAGAAATGAATGTCATTCTGAAACAAATGGTTAAATCTGAAGTATCGGGTCTGAAGTCTGAAATGgtggctgttttgttttgttttttcttcttttgattaAGCTTCAAAGTGAATGCCTCTtgtgaaaatgtaatatttccAACTTCTTCCACGTTTCCAACATTGTTTCACATTCTTGGGCAAAATCAGTCAAAATGTTTTAGTTGGATTAAATGCAATCCCAgtagcacacagacacacgcagaTACATTTTGTAGCTACTAGAACTGAAAAAATAACCAGAATTATAAGCTTTAGCACATCATTATGGGACCCTTCTACGCCATATACAGCTTGGTGCCCCAGTCTTTCTCTGTCAAGTAAAGATGACGAAGCATCATTTCATCACTTCATACTGTTTAAAAGACATGTCCAAATAAGGGTATAGTGGCACAGTGAAGAGTTTAGTAATAGTTTCCTTGACCTCTATAAAAACACTTCCGTCAGACTGTGTTCACTGGAACAGCAACAAGCAGAGGACAGCATCTTACATCTTTTCTCACAAAAGGTACATGCAGtaaatttgcaaattttcagttcAGCATAGACGGTGTGTGCAACTCATAATTGTTTACCATTATTTATGTTTAGTCAGTTGCTTTCTTGATGAACTGCTCAGTCTATAAACTGTTGAATAATGTGTAAACCCTGTATAACGTCAGTTATTCAACTAAATTAACACAAAGTCAAAACCTATGTTGTCcaaattatttcagtttatttgtcaGTCATGACAAATCCATTTATCAAGTAAAGATTTCAGCTATGAAACTGAAATGTGCATAGGTGACTGTTTAGCATAACTTATAGTAGATCTCTGACCATTTCTAGAATAACAAACATTAATGCCTCCTTGTGTTGTATCTATAGGGTGTGAAAACCAGCAGATCCAGCTGGCAACAGGCGTGAAGGTGAGCGATCATCTCTCCAAGACTCCAACtatataaaatgtttaatgagCTAAATGGCTTCAACAGCTGAAACATGTTAATCTGAGAATGAcatatttcttttaaactgacattgAAGTTTGTCATGCTCATGGTTAATGAATATTACACAGTTTCTTTTGTGCTTGTTTAAACCACTCTGTTGTTCACTCTGATCTGTGCAGATGGCTGGCCTGGGCTGGATGGCTGTGGTGCTGGCCTTCTTCCTGTCTCCTCCAAACAGTTTGGCTGCTGTGGAACAGACGTGGCTCACAAGTATTGTAGAAGGCATCAAAAATGAGTGAGTCTTTAAAaactgctgctttgtgtttgtgtttttttgtctcatatcTCTCATGTCTATGACTCTagtccaggggtgtcaaactcagttcctggaggtccactatcctgcatgttttagatgtttccctcttccaacacacctgattcaaatgatcagcttatcatcaagctctgcagaagcctgaaaacgagcctgatcatttgaatcaggtgtgttggaagagggaaacatctaaaacatgcaggatagtggccctccaggaacggagtttggcACCCCTGCTGTAGTCTATTTGCACTCAGTCATCAGTTATCTGTGACTCCAAAACAGATCTCTTCAAGTGATTCagaaaaatgtatgtaaaactGTGATTCTAGAAAGAAGCCCTTAATctctgaaaaacataaaatgtataCTGCTTCATATACAAGAACATGCatataaaaatgaatttgtATTGGCTGATTTGTTTTGCTGCAAGGCTCTAACCAGTGTGACCATTCAGATGAATTCTCTCACTGATAAGgttttcttttctcctattCATATAAATTTACTTCCACATGGAACTTTAGCAAAGCCTAGTTCTTTGGTGGTATATCAAGCTCAGGATGCAGTTTTTCCTCCTGTTGTTAGTCTCCTTTTCTCACCATGTAGGCTGTCTGTCCAACTGCAGTACCACAGGAACattaaaattgtgaaaatgtatGTTTCCCTTTGGCAGGTATGCACTTGGTGACACCTTCAGTCTGGCTGTGAACATCCCACAGAATCAAGATCCAAACAATCTCAAGGAAGTCCTTCAAGCTGACCCAGCAGACAAAGTGAAAGAAACTGTTGCAAACGGTCAAGTGTACAAAGGCACCAGAGTGGTTGCAGCCACGCAGGCAGATGCAGTGTCACGTGTTCTTGAAAACCTAGAGCCGCTTACACAAAGCAGTCAAGACAATGTCCTCATAATCTACTCTGAAGGGCCCCCAGATGCAAATGGTATTGCTACCAAGATTAATGATGTCACTCAGAAATGGAGCAGTTATGCCTTTGCCTTTTCTAAAGTAGCTGATGTTCCTGATGCTGACACATCTCAGCTGGCTCAATCCTTCCAACAACTTGACATTTCCAAACTCGGGCTTGACAACATATTCCGTTGTTATAAACCAGGGGATGATGCTTTTCAGTGCACCAGCTGCTCCTCAGGTGGAGATGTTACACCCTCATGTGTGACAAATACAGCTCCATCAACTCAACAGGAAGGTGCAGGTgcagaaacaagtacatctGCACCAGGCACTGGAGTAGACACCGGAGCAGGCACTGGTGAAGGTGGTACTGAAGGCACTGGTGTAGGTGGTACTGCAGGCACTGGTGAAGGTGGTACTGAAGGCACTGGTGTAGGTGGTGGTGTGGCTGCTGGTGTaggtgctggtgctggtgctggcATAGGCACTGCTATAAGCGCTCGTAGACAAAGACGGAAGGGGAAAGCTGGCCGACTTCGGAAGTGCCGAGGCCGTGGATGCAAGCGTGGACGAGGTGGTAGACGGAGAAAAGGTGGTAAGGttagaaaatggcaaaagagaGGAGGGAAGGGAAGAAAACGCGGTAAGCTTCGCAGAGGTGGCAAAGGtagaaaaaaaggcaaacgTGGAAGAGGTGGCAAACGTAAAAGAGGAGGCAAACGTAAAAGAGGTGGCAAACGTAGAGGAGGTGGCAAACGTAGAAGAGGAGGGAAGCGTAGAAGAGGTGGCAGGCGTAGAGGCAGAAAACAGCAACTGTAAGCACCTCTAAGTCGGAGTAACTGCCCAAATAATAGTCTCTGCTTcataaaagtgcatttatttcttgtttctcttttctgtt encodes:
- the LOC127533170 gene encoding keratin, type II cytoskeletal 2 epidermal-like isoform X1, with translation MAGLGWMAVVLAFFLSPPNSLAAVEQTWLTSIVEGIKNEYALGDTFSLAVNIPQNQDPNNLKEVLQADPADKVKETVANGQVYKGTRVVAATQADAVSRVLENLEPLTQSSQDNVLIIYSEGPPDANGIATKINDVTQKWSSYAFAFSKVADVPDADTSQLAQSFQQLDISKLGLDNIFRCYKPGDDAFQCTSCSSGGDVTPSCVTNTAPSTQQEGAGAETSTSAPGTGVDTGAGTGEGGTEGTGVGGTAGTGEGGTEGTGVGGGVAAGVGAGAGAGIGTAISARRQRRKGKAGRLRKCRGRGCKRGRGGRRRKGGKVRKWQKRGGKGRKRGKLRRGGKGRKKGKRGRGGKRKRGGKRKRGGKRRGGGKRRRGGKRRRGGRRRGRKQQL
- the LOC127533170 gene encoding keratin, type II cytoskeletal 2 epidermal-like isoform X2, with protein sequence MAGLGWMAVVLAFFLSPPNSLAAVEQTWLTSIVEGIKNEYALGDTFSLAVNIPQNQDPNNLKEVLQADPADKVKETVANGQVYKGTRVVAATQADAVSRVLENLEPLTQSSQDNVLIIYSEGPPDANGIATKINDVTQKWSSYAFAFSKVADVPDADTSQLAQSFQQLDISKLGLDNIFRCYKPGDDAFQCTSCSSGGDVTPSCVTNTAPSTQQEGAGAETSTSAPGTGVDTGAGTGEGGTEGTGVGGGVAAGVGAGAGAGIGTAISARRQRRKGKAGRLRKCRGRGCKRGRGGRRRKGGKVRKWQKRGGKGRKRGKLRRGGKGRKKGKRGRGGKRKRGGKRKRGGKRRGGGKRRRGGKRRRGGRRRGRKQQL